One Halostella limicola genomic window carries:
- a CDS encoding 2,3,4,5-tetrahydropyridine-2,6-dicarboxylate N-succinyltransferase, producing MSQATLQSEIEDLWQRYQNDEIDAESAGADAADTLEAFLDALEAGEVRAAERSGGEWEANEWVKEGILLNFGLRETEAREYGGVRYHDVLPLRDTADLGERGTRNTPDGTTIRRGAYLGEDCIMMSPSFVNIGAYVGDGTLVDSADTVGSCAQIGENVKLGANTLIGGVLEPVEDAPVIVEDDVSLGAGCRVTSGFVVGEGSVVGENTLLTPRIPVYDLVEEEVLYGELPPERRAFTRFVESSVGEHDLFDGGAYKPAVVATSIEQETLEAAAKEETLRE from the coding sequence ATGAGTCAGGCGACGCTTCAGTCAGAGATCGAGGACCTGTGGCAGCGCTATCAGAACGACGAGATCGACGCGGAGAGCGCGGGCGCGGACGCCGCGGACACGCTCGAAGCGTTCCTCGACGCCCTGGAGGCGGGCGAGGTGCGCGCCGCCGAACGATCCGGGGGCGAGTGGGAGGCCAACGAGTGGGTGAAGGAGGGGATCCTCCTCAACTTCGGCCTCCGCGAGACCGAGGCCCGCGAGTACGGCGGCGTCCGGTACCACGACGTGCTCCCCCTGCGCGACACCGCCGACCTCGGCGAACGCGGCACGCGCAACACGCCAGACGGCACGACGATCCGGCGGGGCGCGTACCTCGGCGAGGACTGCATCATGATGAGCCCCTCGTTCGTCAACATCGGCGCGTACGTGGGCGACGGGACGCTCGTCGACTCGGCCGACACGGTCGGTTCGTGCGCCCAGATCGGCGAGAACGTCAAGCTCGGCGCGAACACGCTGATCGGCGGCGTCCTCGAACCGGTCGAGGACGCGCCGGTGATCGTCGAGGACGACGTCTCGCTCGGCGCGGGCTGTCGCGTCACCAGCGGCTTCGTCGTCGGCGAGGGGTCGGTCGTCGGGGAGAACACGCTCCTGACGCCGCGCATCCCCGTCTACGACCTCGTCGAGGAGGAGGTGCTCTACGGCGAACTGCCGCCGGAACGGCGCGCGTTCACCCGCTTCGTCGAGTCGTCGGTCGGCGAGCACGACCTCTTCGACGGCGGCGCGTACAAGCCCGCCGTCGTGGCGACGAGCATCGAGCAGGAGACGCTCGAAGCGGCGGCGAAGGAGGAGACCCTGCGCGAATGA
- the dapB gene encoding 4-hydroxy-tetrahydrodipicolinate reductase, which translates to MTVRLAITGATGRMGRELIAEAADRGDVEVVLAVNRDPDADEVDGVAVEDAADFEALVADREPNAVIDFTGPESSVEYVEAAADAGVPAVVGTTGFSDDQIDALRAASEAVPVLKAANFARGVQALLDVVGDAVANLPGYDVELVETHHNAKRDAPSGTAKSILREVESARGIDEGEDRRVHGREGEAPREDGEIGVHALRAGDVTGEHEVIVAGNHEEVRLTHRAESRGVFAAGAVDAAVWITQRESGWYDFGDVLEDSA; encoded by the coding sequence ATGACCGTACGGCTCGCGATCACCGGCGCGACCGGGCGGATGGGCCGCGAACTGATCGCCGAGGCGGCCGACCGCGGCGACGTCGAGGTCGTGCTGGCGGTCAATCGCGACCCCGACGCCGACGAGGTGGACGGCGTCGCGGTCGAGGACGCGGCCGACTTCGAGGCGCTGGTCGCGGACCGCGAACCGAACGCCGTCATCGACTTCACCGGCCCAGAGTCGAGCGTCGAGTACGTCGAGGCGGCCGCCGACGCCGGCGTCCCGGCCGTCGTCGGCACGACCGGCTTCTCCGACGACCAGATCGACGCGCTGCGGGCTGCGAGCGAGGCGGTGCCCGTCCTCAAGGCGGCGAACTTCGCCCGCGGCGTACAGGCCCTGCTCGACGTGGTCGGCGACGCCGTCGCGAACCTGCCGGGCTACGACGTGGAGCTCGTCGAGACCCACCACAACGCGAAGCGCGACGCGCCCAGCGGCACCGCGAAGTCCATCCTTCGGGAGGTGGAGAGCGCACGGGGGATCGACGAAGGCGAGGACCGCCGCGTCCACGGCCGCGAGGGCGAGGCCCCGCGCGAGGACGGCGAGATCGGCGTCCACGCGCTCCGGGCGGGCGACGTGACCGGCGAACACGAGGTGATCGTCGCCGGCAACCACGAGGAGGTGCGGCTCACCCACCGCGCCGAGAGCCGCGGCGTGTTCGCCGCGGGCGCGGTGGACGCGGCCGTCTGGATAACGCAACGGGAATCAGGGTGGTACGACTTCGGTGACGTACTGGAGGATTCAGCATGA
- the dapA gene encoding 4-hydroxy-tetrahydrodipicolinate synthase: protein MTRDIDFSGVYPAMVTPFDADERIDFEQLRDDARRLESAGVDGLVPVGSTGESATLTHDEHVEVVEAVIDAVDDVPVIAGTGSNNTREALELSERAADAGADALLLISPYYNKPEQRGLVEHYRTVADAVDLPQIVYNVPSRTGRNIDPDTAVELASHENITGFKAASGDLGQITEIVERTRDEQFAVLSGDDALTLPTISVGGSGTISVAANVEPERTCAMVGAALAGDYERARQIHHELGELFRALFVETNPIPVKEAMQVRGHGPARLRSPLTRLSEEHRDYVQDVLDALETEDLEDEYAEVER from the coding sequence ATGACACGCGACATCGACTTCAGCGGCGTCTACCCGGCAATGGTCACGCCGTTCGACGCCGACGAGCGCATCGACTTCGAACAGCTCCGCGACGACGCCCGGCGCCTGGAGAGCGCGGGCGTCGACGGCCTCGTCCCCGTCGGCTCCACCGGGGAGTCCGCGACGCTCACCCACGACGAGCACGTGGAGGTCGTCGAGGCCGTCATCGACGCCGTCGACGACGTCCCCGTCATCGCGGGCACCGGGAGCAACAACACCCGCGAGGCGCTGGAGCTCTCCGAGCGCGCGGCCGACGCCGGGGCCGACGCGCTCCTGCTCATCTCGCCGTACTACAACAAGCCCGAGCAGCGCGGCCTCGTCGAGCACTACCGGACCGTCGCCGACGCGGTCGACCTGCCGCAGATCGTCTACAACGTCCCCTCGCGGACGGGGCGGAACATCGACCCCGACACCGCCGTCGAACTGGCGAGCCACGAGAACATCACCGGCTTCAAGGCCGCCAGCGGCGACCTCGGTCAGATAACCGAGATCGTCGAGCGCACGCGCGACGAGCAGTTCGCCGTCCTCTCGGGCGACGACGCGCTCACCCTGCCGACCATCTCGGTCGGGGGCAGCGGCACCATCAGCGTCGCCGCCAACGTCGAGCCCGAGCGCACCTGCGCGATGGTCGGCGCGGCGCTGGCGGGCGACTACGAGCGCGCCCGCCAGATCCACCACGAGCTCGGCGAGCTGTTCCGCGCGCTGTTCGTCGAGACCAATCCCATTCCAGTGAAGGAGGCGATGCAGGTCCGCGGGCACGGCCCCGCGCGGCTGCGCTCGCCGCTCACGCGCCTCTCCGAGGAGCACCGCGACTACGTGCAGGACGTGCTCGACGCTCTCGAAACCGAGGACCTCGAGGACGAGTACGCGGAGGTCGAGCGATGA
- a CDS encoding M48 family metallopeptidase: MRHVGLKLRMAVVGTLLFAFYAAGAGFALLLFGTSAWPLVLVGTVLFAGFQYKFGKWASLRSVGAEEMDEQQYQEIHWMVEDLCKEMDLEKPKLMVADMGVPNAFATGRRGAGVVVVSRELIRLLDRDELEGVIAHELAHIDNRDVVTMVLGQSIASIFGIAVQWAVMLSGDNDIADFVLGYIAGILTQMFVMLFVLAISRYREYVADSDAAQYVGSGDPLARALEKIQRGSEGRESRVSDEVSALCIFDSEGGLMKKILATHPPVEKRIEKLRSY, translated from the coding sequence ATGAGACACGTAGGACTCAAACTCCGGATGGCGGTCGTCGGCACCCTCCTCTTCGCGTTTTACGCCGCGGGGGCGGGCTTCGCCCTGCTCCTGTTCGGTACGAGCGCGTGGCCGCTGGTGCTCGTCGGAACCGTCCTCTTCGCCGGCTTCCAGTACAAGTTCGGGAAGTGGGCGTCGCTCCGGAGCGTCGGCGCCGAGGAGATGGACGAACAGCAGTACCAGGAGATCCACTGGATGGTCGAGGACCTCTGCAAGGAGATGGACCTAGAGAAGCCGAAGCTGATGGTCGCGGACATGGGTGTCCCCAACGCCTTCGCGACCGGGCGACGCGGCGCGGGCGTCGTGGTCGTCTCGCGGGAGCTCATCCGCCTCCTCGACCGCGACGAACTGGAGGGCGTCATCGCCCACGAACTGGCACACATCGACAACCGTGACGTGGTGACGATGGTACTCGGGCAGTCGATCGCCTCCATCTTCGGCATTGCCGTCCAGTGGGCGGTCATGCTGTCCGGCGACAACGACATCGCCGACTTCGTGCTCGGCTACATCGCCGGCATCCTCACCCAGATGTTCGTGATGCTGTTCGTGCTGGCCATCTCGCGCTACCGCGAGTACGTCGCCGACAGCGACGCCGCGCAGTACGTCGGCTCCGGCGACCCCCTCGCCCGCGCGCTGGAGAAGATCCAGCGCGGGTCCGAGGGCCGGGAGAGCCGCGTCAGCGACGAGGTGAGCGCGCTGTGTATCTTCGACAGCGAGGGCGGCCTCATGAAGAAGATCCTCGCCACGCACCCGCCGGTCGAGAAGCGCATCGAGAAACTCCGCAGTTACTGA
- a CDS encoding LabA-like NYN domain-containing protein, with amino-acid sequence MVDIHAGQRVAMLADAQNLYHTAQSIYSRNIDYSSLLEKGVQDRELVRAIAYVIRADSPEEESFFDALTDIGYETKIKDIKTFKDGSKKADWDVGMCLDAVTLTNHVDTIVLCTGDGDFSRLCSHLRHEGVRVEAMGFQESTSDELVEAVDAFIDLSERPDTFLL; translated from the coding sequence ATGGTTGACATACATGCGGGCCAGCGCGTCGCGATGCTCGCCGACGCGCAGAACCTCTACCACACGGCACAGAGCATCTACAGCAGAAACATCGACTACTCGTCGTTGCTGGAGAAGGGGGTACAGGACCGCGAGCTCGTCCGCGCCATCGCGTACGTGATCCGGGCGGACTCACCCGAGGAGGAGAGCTTCTTCGACGCGCTCACCGACATCGGCTACGAGACGAAGATCAAGGACATCAAGACGTTCAAGGACGGGTCCAAGAAGGCCGACTGGGACGTGGGGATGTGCCTCGACGCCGTGACGCTGACGAACCACGTCGACACCATCGTCCTCTGTACCGGCGACGGCGACTTCTCGCGGCTCTGTTCGCACCTGCGTCACGAGGGCGTCCGCGTCGAGGCGATGGGGTTCCAGGAGTCGACGTCCGACGAACTGGTCGAGGCAGTCGACGCGTTCATCGACCTGAGCGAACGCCCCGACACCTTCCTCCTCTGA
- a CDS encoding PUA domain-containing protein, whose protein sequence is MTDDESDLARLRTVADYQFGGGAGSALFPPDEPLEIKRTSTGRPQQVLAEDGRLVSHGIDGRFTLALAGGRRLAAGLAAPTARVVVGDESEPFVRDGRNAFAKFVDEVDPGVRPDDEVLVVHESGELLGVGRAELSADAMLDFETGMAVKVREGAGE, encoded by the coding sequence ATGACCGACGACGAAAGCGATCTGGCGCGCCTGCGCACCGTCGCCGATTACCAGTTCGGCGGCGGCGCGGGCTCGGCGCTGTTCCCACCCGACGAACCGCTCGAGATCAAACGCACCAGCACCGGTCGCCCCCAGCAGGTGCTGGCCGAGGACGGGCGCCTCGTCTCTCACGGCATCGACGGGCGGTTCACCCTCGCGCTCGCCGGCGGGCGCCGCCTCGCGGCGGGACTGGCGGCGCCGACCGCCCGCGTCGTCGTCGGCGACGAGAGCGAACCGTTCGTCCGCGACGGGCGCAACGCGTTCGCCAAGTTCGTCGACGAGGTCGACCCCGGGGTGCGCCCGGACGACGAGGTGCTGGTCGTCCACGAGTCCGGCGAGTTGCTCGGCGTCGGCCGCGCGGAGCTGTCCGCCGACGCCATGCTCGACTTCGAGACGGGGATGGCTGTGAAGGTCCGAGAGGGCGCCGGCGAATAA
- a CDS encoding nascent polypeptide-associated complex protein, which yields MFGGGGGGMNPRKMKQMMEQMGIDFDELDAQEVIIRTSDEDLVFTDADVTRMDAQGQQTYQVVGEPETREAGSAGGAEAADAGAADDEDAGAAEIPDDDVEIVAMRADVPEDDAREALEENDGDLAAAVDSLE from the coding sequence ATGTTCGGAGGAGGCGGCGGGGGGATGAACCCTCGCAAGATGAAGCAGATGATGGAACAGATGGGCATCGACTTCGACGAGCTCGACGCCCAGGAAGTGATCATTCGGACCTCGGACGAGGACCTCGTGTTCACCGACGCCGACGTGACGCGCATGGACGCGCAGGGCCAGCAGACCTATCAGGTCGTCGGCGAGCCCGAAACTCGCGAGGCCGGATCGGCCGGCGGCGCCGAGGCCGCGGACGCCGGCGCCGCTGACGACGAGGACGCCGGCGCGGCGGAGATCCCGGACGACGACGTCGAGATCGTCGCGATGCGCGCCGACGTCCCCGAGGACGACGCCCGCGAGGCGCTGGAGGAGAACGACGGCGACCTCGCCGCGGCCGTCGACAGCCTAGAGTGA
- a CDS encoding methyltransferase domain-containing protein → MTVVLVHGDREYLRDPGEELQTDLGVLDVPEDVEPGDVLETHLGEEFVVRRLRGPDLFHHLERTGAPMVPRDVGRIIGEVGVEANDRVLDAGTGTGVLAAYVGRIGADVLTFERDPEFAEVARANMETANVADAVEVRAGDVTEHVDDLGEFDVITLDTEDAPAVVERAPDLLARGGYVAVYSPFVEDTREVARTAREVGLSNVRTLETIEREMDFDDRGSRPSTAGVGHTGYLTVARRE, encoded by the coding sequence GTGACGGTCGTTCTGGTCCACGGGGACCGCGAGTACCTCCGGGACCCCGGCGAGGAGCTACAGACCGACCTCGGCGTCCTCGACGTGCCGGAGGACGTCGAGCCGGGCGACGTCCTGGAGACCCACCTCGGCGAGGAGTTCGTCGTCCGCCGGCTGCGTGGGCCGGACCTCTTTCACCACCTCGAACGCACGGGCGCGCCGATGGTCCCCCGCGACGTGGGCCGGATCATCGGCGAGGTCGGCGTCGAGGCGAACGACCGCGTGCTCGACGCTGGCACCGGGACCGGCGTGCTCGCCGCGTACGTGGGCCGGATCGGCGCGGACGTGCTCACCTTCGAGCGCGACCCCGAGTTCGCCGAGGTCGCCCGCGCCAACATGGAGACGGCGAACGTCGCCGACGCCGTCGAGGTGCGCGCCGGCGACGTGACCGAGCACGTCGACGACCTCGGCGAGTTCGACGTGATAACGCTCGACACCGAGGACGCGCCCGCCGTGGTCGAGCGCGCGCCCGACCTGCTCGCTCGCGGCGGTTACGTCGCGGTGTACTCGCCGTTCGTCGAGGACACGCGGGAGGTCGCGCGGACCGCCCGCGAGGTCGGCCTCTCGAACGTCCGCACGCTCGAAACGATCGAGCGCGAGATGGACTTCGACGACCGGGGCTCGCGCCCCTCCACCGCGGGCGTCGGCCACACCGGCTACCTCACCGTCGCCCGGCGGGAGTGA
- a CDS encoding NUDIX hydrolase — MSWRDVRPVALAVVRRGEELLLAEHYDPAEEYTFYRPLGGGIEFGERSEEAVVREFREELGVELVDVERVGTYERVFEFDGEQGHEIWRLYEGDIVEDWPYERDRFDAEEPELDETFEAVWKDPTAFETGEEVLYPPELLDDLTPAGRR, encoded by the coding sequence ATGAGCTGGCGCGACGTCCGGCCGGTGGCGCTCGCGGTCGTCCGCAGGGGCGAGGAGCTGCTCCTCGCCGAGCACTACGACCCCGCGGAGGAGTACACGTTCTACCGGCCGCTCGGCGGCGGTATCGAGTTCGGCGAACGCAGCGAGGAGGCGGTTGTCCGGGAGTTCCGCGAGGAACTGGGGGTCGAACTCGTCGACGTCGAGCGTGTCGGCACGTACGAGCGGGTGTTCGAGTTCGACGGGGAGCAGGGCCACGAGATCTGGCGGCTCTACGAGGGGGACATCGTCGAGGACTGGCCCTACGAACGGGACCGCTTCGATGCGGAGGAGCCGGAGCTGGACGAGACGTTCGAGGCCGTCTGGAAGGACCCGACGGCGTTCGAGACCGGCGAAGAAGTGCTCTATCCGCCGGAGCTGCTCGACGACCTCACTCCCGCCGGGCGACGGTGA
- a CDS encoding 2-dehydropantoate 2-reductase produces MKFAVFGAGGVGGYLGARLADAGHDVHLIARGDHLDALRAEGLRVESIAGDTTVDTPATDDPSDVGLCDYVLFCVKSFDTRSAAADLEPLLGEDGAVVSFQNGVDNERWLAEEVGEDRVVGGVAYIFSTIGDPGVVEHTGGPARFVYGELDGKRSDRIEALDDALSACDGVDAVLADDVRIELWRKFAFICAQAGMTATTRLPIGEVRDADASWEMFRRLLEEVCAVARAEGVDLPEDTVEDWLDFARDLDPDMYSSLHYDLTHGKRMELDGLHGSVVRHADDAGVDAPMNEAVEAVLRPWADRNQR; encoded by the coding sequence ATGAAGTTCGCCGTTTTCGGCGCGGGTGGCGTCGGCGGCTACCTCGGCGCCCGACTCGCGGACGCGGGGCACGACGTCCACCTGATCGCCCGCGGTGACCACCTCGACGCCCTCCGGGCCGAGGGCTTGCGCGTCGAGAGCATCGCCGGCGACACGACGGTCGACACCCCGGCGACCGACGACCCGAGCGACGTCGGCCTCTGCGACTACGTCCTGTTCTGCGTGAAGTCGTTCGACACGCGGAGCGCCGCCGCGGACCTCGAACCGTTGCTCGGCGAGGACGGAGCGGTCGTCTCGTTCCAGAACGGCGTCGACAACGAGCGCTGGCTCGCAGAGGAGGTCGGCGAGGACCGCGTGGTCGGCGGCGTGGCGTACATCTTCTCGACCATCGGCGACCCGGGCGTCGTCGAGCACACCGGCGGCCCGGCGCGGTTCGTCTACGGCGAACTCGACGGGAAGCGGTCCGACCGCATCGAGGCGCTCGACGACGCGCTGTCCGCGTGCGACGGGGTCGACGCGGTGCTCGCCGACGACGTCCGCATCGAACTCTGGCGGAAGTTCGCGTTCATCTGCGCGCAGGCCGGCATGACCGCGACGACCCGCCTCCCGATCGGCGAGGTGCGCGACGCCGACGCGTCGTGGGAGATGTTCCGCCGATTGCTGGAAGAGGTCTGCGCCGTCGCCCGCGCGGAGGGCGTCGACCTCCCAGAAGACACCGTCGAGGACTGGCTCGACTTCGCCCGCGACCTCGACCCCGACATGTACTCGTCGCTCCACTACGACCTGACCCACGGCAAGCGGATGGAACTGGACGGCCTCCACGGCTCCGTGGTGCGGCACGCGGACGACGCTGGCGTCGACGCGCCGATGAACGAGGCGGTCGAAGCCGTGTTGCGGCCCTGGGCGGATCGCAACCAGAGGTAG
- a CDS encoding transcription factor S — translation MEFCDDCGSMMKADDGLWVCSSCGNEQIKDEDADFVITDAQEESEIIESSPEDSGLPTTETHCPDCGNDRAHWYMQQIRAADESETRFFICTECEHKWREDDH, via the coding sequence ATGGAATTCTGCGACGACTGCGGCTCTATGATGAAAGCCGACGACGGCCTCTGGGTCTGCTCCAGTTGCGGCAACGAACAGATCAAAGACGAGGACGCCGACTTCGTCATCACCGACGCGCAGGAGGAAAGCGAGATCATCGAGTCGAGTCCCGAGGACAGCGGCCTCCCGACGACCGAGACGCACTGTCCCGACTGCGGCAACGACCGCGCGCACTGGTACATGCAGCAGATCCGCGCGGCCGACGAGTCCGAGACGCGCTTTTTCATCTGCACCGAGTGCGAGCACAAGTGGCGCGAGGACGATCATTAA
- a CDS encoding DUF5789 family protein yields MPQQIDLAAVEAALEDLSYPVLRPDAATEFAHCTLVLDDGEANLGQLISETDSDAFDSAAALRTELDEALAKDGVDAT; encoded by the coding sequence ATGCCACAGCAGATCGACCTCGCCGCCGTCGAGGCTGCCCTGGAGGACCTCTCGTACCCCGTCCTGCGGCCGGACGCGGCGACCGAGTTCGCCCACTGCACGCTCGTCCTCGACGACGGCGAGGCGAACCTCGGCCAGCTCATCTCCGAGACGGACAGCGACGCGTTCGACTCCGCCGCGGCCCTGCGGACCGAACTCGACGAGGCGCTCGCGAAGGACGGTGTCGACGCGACGTGA
- a CDS encoding DUF5797 family protein — MTLSEEARDRLADVVELQPTKNSELQERWGVDGGSEVHAYLEDELKEYYYRDDNSLIRATEEAAELVDVEPGVEAGEDSVPSVIRVPELQVQVFEVLAGPDERSESVVSVLHKLRDRFDVDPDTDDVRSALQSLRRKEVVEVEYRTVPTFRLAVERSEIDVEVAG, encoded by the coding sequence ATGACCCTCTCGGAGGAGGCGCGCGACCGACTCGCCGACGTGGTGGAGTTGCAACCCACGAAGAACTCGGAACTGCAGGAGCGGTGGGGCGTCGACGGCGGGAGCGAGGTCCACGCCTACCTGGAAGACGAGCTGAAGGAGTACTACTACCGCGACGACAACAGCCTCATCCGGGCGACGGAGGAGGCGGCGGAACTGGTCGACGTCGAACCCGGCGTCGAGGCCGGCGAGGACAGCGTCCCGTCGGTGATCCGCGTGCCGGAGCTGCAGGTGCAGGTGTTCGAGGTGCTCGCCGGGCCGGACGAGCGGTCCGAGAGCGTCGTCTCCGTGCTCCACAAGCTCCGGGACCGGTTCGACGTCGACCCGGACACCGACGACGTGCGCTCGGCGCTCCAGAGCCTCCGCCGGAAGGAGGTCGTCGAGGTGGAGTACCGCACCGTGCCGACGTTCCGGCTGGCCGTCGAGCGCTCGGAGATCGACGTCGAAGTCGCCGGATAG
- a CDS encoding DUF7405 family protein, whose amino-acid sequence MPTPPTSRGISRREFAKAAVAIGGSAALAACMDRDESEDVDVPQGPSDLSTLPERQHAWDEQLVADEHGNRLAPRHNVLLLLSYAGDGTPTDEERETVETAFRSLERAYRREANGLLFTVGYSPAYFERYDATLPESVDLPEPRALSPLEDPELDEPDALIHLASDHAQVVLAAEEALMGEQETLNGVEVEADLTGAFERDERRTGFVGDGLPAENQDVRGIPDSEPVPEDAPLYMGFKSGFEKNQATEDRVTIDSGPFAGGTTEQVSRIRLNLQQWYEQDTRDQRVAKMFCPVHAEEGRVEGTGDNLGTDTQIDGECVENVEEHARSKGMVGHSQKAARAREGDRPVILRRDFDSTDGGEAGVHFVSLHRSLSDFVETREAMNGTDLSEGSAVGQRTNNGILRYMSVRRRGNYLVPPRSLRALPRPDPESTD is encoded by the coding sequence ATGCCTACGCCCCCCACCTCGCGCGGGATCTCGCGACGCGAGTTCGCGAAGGCGGCCGTCGCCATCGGCGGATCGGCGGCGCTGGCCGCGTGCATGGACCGCGACGAATCCGAGGACGTCGACGTGCCGCAGGGGCCGTCGGACCTCTCGACCCTGCCGGAACGCCAGCACGCCTGGGACGAGCAACTGGTCGCCGACGAGCACGGCAACCGCCTCGCCCCGCGGCACAACGTCCTCCTGCTGCTCTCGTACGCCGGGGACGGGACGCCGACGGACGAGGAGCGCGAGACGGTCGAGACCGCGTTCCGGAGCCTCGAACGCGCCTACCGCCGGGAGGCCAACGGGCTGCTGTTCACCGTCGGCTACTCGCCGGCGTACTTCGAGCGATACGACGCCACGCTCCCCGAGTCCGTCGACCTGCCCGAGCCGCGGGCGCTGTCGCCGCTGGAGGACCCGGAACTCGACGAACCGGACGCGCTGATCCACCTCGCCAGCGACCACGCGCAGGTCGTGCTGGCCGCCGAGGAGGCCCTGATGGGCGAGCAGGAGACGCTCAACGGGGTCGAGGTGGAGGCCGACCTGACCGGCGCGTTCGAGCGCGACGAGCGGCGGACCGGGTTCGTCGGCGACGGCCTGCCGGCCGAGAACCAGGACGTCCGCGGGATCCCGGACTCCGAGCCGGTGCCCGAGGACGCGCCGCTGTACATGGGCTTCAAGTCCGGCTTCGAGAAGAACCAGGCGACCGAGGACCGCGTGACCATCGACTCGGGGCCGTTCGCCGGCGGGACGACCGAGCAGGTGTCGCGGATCCGGCTGAACCTCCAGCAGTGGTACGAGCAGGACACCCGCGACCAGCGCGTCGCCAAGATGTTCTGCCCCGTCCACGCCGAGGAGGGCAGGGTCGAGGGCACCGGCGACAACCTCGGGACGGACACGCAGATCGACGGCGAGTGCGTCGAGAACGTCGAGGAGCACGCGCGGTCCAAGGGGATGGTCGGTCACTCTCAGAAGGCCGCCCGGGCGCGCGAGGGCGACCGCCCGGTCATCCTCCGACGCGACTTCGACTCGACCGACGGCGGGGAGGCCGGCGTCCACTTCGTCTCCCTGCATCGCTCGCTGAGCGACTTCGTCGAGACGCGGGAAGCGATGAACGGCACCGACCTCTCGGAGGGGTCGGCGGTCGGCCAGCGCACGAACAACGGCATCCTCCGGTACATGTCGGTCCGGCGGCGGGGGAACTACCTCGTACCGCCGCGGTCGCTCCGGGCGCTCCCGCGACCCGACCCCGAATCGACCGACTGA
- a CDS encoding twin-arginine translocation signal domain-containing protein: protein MERRDFLTGAGALGATAVAGCTDLLETESARSVPPVVEDRPDAVYHPTHVEGMEMIGTATDGDYAIGLMYSFPHRFWTVTASVAEKVSLREQDDVHLMASVWDPETETVLPIGSGPRMTIERDGEEVAAKAPWTMISQNMAFHFGDNFSLDGDGTYDVTIDLPGTGIRRLGAFEGRFGDAASVSFEFDYSRDERDGLTFETFDEKQGEPGAVDLMEMDMVPTSVAPAAEDLPGEHLAEGTTGDAVFQVVAVENPAFIDENGTYLAASPRTPYNQVPIPLMSLSGTVERDGETAFEDPLQKSIQPDLGYHYGASVGDLGDGDEVTLAVDAPPQVSRHEGYETAFLDMPPVEFTVGE, encoded by the coding sequence ATGGAGCGACGCGACTTTCTGACGGGAGCGGGGGCGCTCGGCGCCACCGCCGTCGCCGGCTGTACCGACCTGCTGGAGACCGAGTCCGCGCGGAGCGTGCCGCCGGTCGTCGAGGACCGACCGGACGCCGTCTACCACCCGACCCACGTCGAGGGGATGGAGATGATCGGGACGGCGACGGACGGCGACTACGCCATCGGCCTGATGTACTCCTTTCCCCACCGGTTCTGGACGGTGACGGCGTCGGTCGCGGAGAAAGTGAGCCTCCGCGAGCAGGACGACGTCCACCTGATGGCGTCGGTGTGGGACCCCGAGACCGAGACGGTCCTGCCGATCGGCTCCGGGCCGCGGATGACGATCGAACGCGACGGGGAGGAAGTGGCGGCGAAAGCGCCGTGGACGATGATCTCCCAGAACATGGCCTTTCACTTCGGCGACAACTTCTCGCTCGACGGCGACGGGACGTACGACGTCACCATCGACCTGCCCGGGACGGGCATCCGCCGCCTCGGCGCGTTCGAGGGGCGGTTCGGCGACGCGGCATCGGTGAGCTTCGAGTTCGACTACAGCCGGGACGAGCGCGACGGCCTGACGTTCGAGACGTTCGACGAGAAGCAGGGCGAACCGGGCGCCGTCGACCTGATGGAGATGGACATGGTCCCCACATCCGTCGCGCCGGCGGCCGAGGACCTCCCCGGCGAGCACCTCGCCGAGGGGACGACCGGCGACGCCGTGTTCCAGGTCGTCGCCGTCGAGAACCCGGCGTTCATCGACGAGAACGGCACCTATCTCGCCGCCTCTCCCCGGACGCCGTACAATCAGGTCCCCATCCCGCTCATGTCGCTGTCGGGGACGGTCGAGCGCGACGGCGAGACCGCCTTCGAGGACCCCCTGCAGAAGTCGATCCAGCCCGACCTGGGCTATCACTACGGCGCGTCGGTCGGCGACCTCGGGGACGGCGACGAGGTGACGCTCGCCGTCGACGCGCCGCCGCAGGTGTCGCGACACGAGGGGTACGAGACGGCGTTTCTCGACATGCCGCCCGTCGAGTTCACGGTCGGCGAGTGA